In Cloacibacterium caeni, a single window of DNA contains:
- a CDS encoding PASTA domain-containing protein: MLRSFFHWKVFVNLIVALVIFVGVVWLTFRWLEFHTNHGEEIQVPNVVNMKVQQAIEVLDDQGLEYEVDSFKYDPKFKPLQVLKIYPNPGSRVKDGRAILLKVNPKTYAPVAVPDVLDRYKYLAFRKFDLLGLKVGDTIYEPNIQKDAVIRMMFNGRVIKPGEKVPMYSTLDLVIGSGPMRNVMIPNLVGRTVAEAKAIITQNYFELGLVEHDDGSSDDSDIIYYQDPASGSVRDQGMQIDLWASKKTPAEMQSQIQKLNSIYRTTDINTMPESSDNEFIPVPSEEPVNTTPKPPVEKPKTTTNTNSTKPTETKPAEEKPAKKVIVE; encoded by the coding sequence ATGCTTCGATCTTTTTTCCACTGGAAAGTTTTTGTAAACTTAATAGTAGCACTTGTAATTTTTGTAGGAGTAGTTTGGCTTACCTTTCGATGGCTAGAGTTTCACACCAATCATGGTGAAGAAATTCAGGTTCCGAATGTTGTCAATATGAAGGTACAACAAGCAATAGAGGTTTTAGATGACCAAGGCTTAGAATATGAAGTAGATAGTTTTAAATACGATCCAAAATTTAAGCCATTACAAGTTCTTAAAATCTATCCAAATCCAGGTTCTAGAGTAAAAGATGGTAGAGCCATTCTTTTAAAAGTAAATCCTAAAACTTATGCACCAGTTGCGGTTCCAGATGTTTTAGATAGATATAAGTATTTGGCTTTCAGAAAGTTTGACTTATTAGGTTTGAAAGTAGGAGATACTATTTATGAGCCTAATATTCAGAAAGATGCGGTTATTAGAATGATGTTTAATGGCAGAGTAATCAAACCGGGAGAAAAAGTGCCGATGTATTCTACGCTTGATTTAGTCATTGGTTCTGGACCGATGAGAAATGTAATGATTCCTAATTTGGTGGGAAGAACTGTGGCTGAAGCGAAAGCAATAATTACCCAAAACTATTTTGAATTAGGGCTTGTAGAACATGATGATGGATCAAGTGATGATTCCGATATTATTTACTATCAAGATCCTGCAAGTGGTTCTGTAAGAGACCAAGGAATGCAAATAGATTTATGGGCGAGTAAAAAAACACCTGCCGAAATGCAGTCTCAAATTCAAAAACTAAATAGTATTTATAGAACTACAGATATTAATACCATGCCGGAATCTTCTGACAATGAGTTTATCCCAGTTCCAAGTGAAGAACCAGTAAATACTACACCAAAACCACCGGTAGAAAAACCTAAAACCACTACCAATACAAATAGCACAAAACCTACAGAAACAAAACCTGCAGAAGAAAAACCTGCTAAAAAGGTAATTGTAGAGTAG